A genomic region of Tsukamurella pulmonis contains the following coding sequences:
- a CDS encoding ImmA/IrrE family metallo-endopeptidase: protein PGQPHRNERRANVFAAEFLAPVDDIGPALDRVSTRTVHELDELRLDWGVSESSLVVRARERGVLSDRQYRAMFRLLNETGRMYGTRPGVPTETPELARDVLAQLATDGYSTTELDALTLLTAGDRTSLFGAPEGATAGSRHLTVV, encoded by the coding sequence ACCCTGGTCAGCCCCACCGAAACGAGCGACGGGCAAATGTCTTCGCCGCCGAGTTCCTCGCCCCGGTCGACGACATCGGCCCGGCGCTGGACCGGGTCTCGACCCGGACCGTGCACGAGCTCGACGAGCTGCGCCTGGACTGGGGCGTGAGCGAGTCCTCGCTCGTTGTCCGAGCACGCGAGCGCGGCGTGCTCTCCGACCGGCAGTACCGGGCGATGTTCCGACTACTCAACGAAACCGGCCGGATGTACGGCACCCGGCCCGGTGTCCCGACCGAGACACCCGAGCTCGCCCGCGATGTTCTCGCCCAGCTCGCCACCGACGGATACAGCACCACCGAGCTCGACGCCCTGACACTGCTCACCGCCGGAGACCGCACCAGCCTGTTCGGCGCACCCGAGGGTGCCACCGCCGGCAGCCGTCACCTGACCGTCGTCTAA